In Gemmatimonadales bacterium, a single window of DNA contains:
- a CDS encoding type III pantothenate kinase, translated as MLLALDIGNTEITVGLFRGDQVTAHWRLTTNPDRTPDEWGTAIGTFLLHAGHSPNEVRGVILASVAPHITRSVKAGIESATACSAVSIDPRSPLPLTLDVDEPLSVGADRIVNGLAVLELVRADAVVVDFGTATTFDCITGDGRFIGGAIMPGLRTAADQLTRLAAKLPATELAAPARVIGRRTEECIQAGVLFGAADAADGMLRRIFAEWPTPNKPVVIATGGLAGVIAPFSELIRRIEPDLTLRGLRIAAGHLGLRW; from the coding sequence ATGCTCCTCGCCCTCGACATCGGCAACACCGAGATCACCGTCGGCCTCTTTCGCGGAGACCAGGTCACCGCCCACTGGCGCCTGACCACCAATCCCGACCGCACCCCCGACGAATGGGGCACCGCCATCGGGACCTTCCTGCTGCATGCCGGCCATTCGCCCAACGAGGTCCGCGGTGTCATTCTCGCCTCCGTGGCCCCGCACATCACCCGGAGCGTGAAGGCAGGCATCGAGTCAGCCACCGCGTGCTCCGCGGTCTCCATCGACCCGCGGTCGCCACTGCCGCTCACGCTCGACGTGGATGAGCCGCTCAGTGTTGGCGCCGACCGGATCGTGAATGGCCTGGCGGTGCTTGAGCTGGTGCGCGCCGATGCGGTGGTGGTGGACTTCGGCACGGCCACCACCTTCGACTGCATCACCGGAGACGGGCGCTTCATCGGTGGCGCCATCATGCCCGGCCTCCGCACGGCGGCGGATCAGCTGACCCGGCTCGCCGCGAAGCTCCCGGCCACGGAACTCGCCGCGCCGGCGCGTGTGATCGGACGCCGCACCGAGGAGTGCATCCAGGCGGGCGTCCTGTTCGGCGCCGCCGACGCCGCCGACGGGATGCTCCGCCGGATCTTTGCCGAGTGGCCCACGCCGAACAAGCCGGTCGTGATTGCCACGGGTGGGCTGGCCGGCGTCATCGCGCCGTTTTCGGAACTGATCAGGCGCATCGAACCCGATCTCACGCTGCGGGGCCTCCGCATCGCCGCCGGACATCTGGGACTCCGCTGGTGA
- a CDS encoding biotin--[acetyl-CoA-carboxylase] ligase, which produces MTPGIWLEVVDSTLDQLHARAADGADDGTWLVAREQWAGRGSRGRTWYSPPGGLWMSVLRRGAATPGGVEVLSLRAGLAIARVLDGLPPIVPVMLKWPNDLIVRDRKVGGVLTEATWQGDRLQWVAIGLGLNVANPIPSELSGRATTLADHCSETTVQALADPIAAALCAVDLQTPALTPEELAEFASRDWLLGRNIDTPMAGTGAGVQHDGRLQIRDAAGVVHRVSTGDVVAR; this is translated from the coding sequence GTGACCCCGGGCATCTGGCTCGAGGTAGTGGACTCCACGCTCGATCAGTTGCATGCCCGCGCCGCCGATGGCGCGGACGACGGTACCTGGCTGGTGGCGCGGGAGCAGTGGGCGGGGCGGGGGTCCCGGGGCCGCACCTGGTACTCGCCGCCTGGCGGGCTCTGGATGAGCGTCCTCCGGCGCGGGGCCGCCACGCCAGGCGGAGTGGAGGTGCTGAGCCTGCGCGCCGGGCTGGCGATTGCACGCGTGCTGGACGGACTCCCCCCCATCGTACCGGTGATGCTCAAGTGGCCGAACGACCTGATCGTCCGCGACCGAAAGGTGGGGGGCGTGCTGACCGAGGCCACCTGGCAGGGGGACCGGCTGCAATGGGTGGCGATCGGGCTGGGGTTGAATGTGGCCAACCCGATCCCGAGTGAGTTGAGCGGGCGCGCGACGACGCTCGCGGACCACTGCTCCGAGACCACCGTTCAGGCGCTCGCCGACCCGATCGCCGCGGCGCTCTGTGCCGTGGATCTCCAGACACCCGCCCTCACCCCGGAAGAGCTCGCCGAGTTCGCGAGTCGGGATTGGCTCCTCGGCCGGAACATCGACACGCCAATGGCGGGGACTGGCGCCGGGGTGCAGCATGATGGTCGCCTCCAGATCAGGGATGCGGCAGGCGTTGTCCACCGCGTTTCTACAGGCGATGTCGTGGCCCGCTGA
- the bshA gene encoding N-acetyl-alpha-D-glucosaminyl L-malate synthase BshA, with translation MKIGITCYPTYGGSGAVATELGLELARRGHEVHFITYASPFRLRGGFAERVYYHEVETRHGAYPLFDHFPITLALASQQYEVSRREKLDLLHVHYAIPYATTAWIAREMLAREHPIKVVTTLHGTDITLVGQESSFFDITRFSIERSDEVSAVSAFLRSETLRAFGPVHENLRVIPNFVSLSEYHPVDSPKRDGLAPDGHKIISHTSNFREVKRVKDVIRIFSRIRRAMPATLLMIGDGPERAEAEREAALLEVAADVRFLGRLDRVVELMQATDLFLLPSQSESFGLAALEAMACGAPVVASHAGGLPEVVEDGVNGILEPVGSVEAMGRRAVELLRDPVTHRRMSEAAVLKAAEFSADRVVPMYEAMYREALG, from the coding sequence ATGAAGATCGGCATCACCTGTTACCCGACCTACGGCGGTTCCGGTGCCGTGGCCACGGAGCTGGGGCTCGAGCTGGCCCGGCGCGGTCACGAGGTGCATTTCATCACCTACGCCTCGCCCTTCCGGCTCCGCGGCGGGTTTGCGGAGCGGGTGTATTACCACGAGGTCGAGACGCGGCACGGGGCGTACCCGTTGTTCGATCACTTCCCGATTACCCTGGCCCTCGCGTCACAGCAGTACGAGGTGAGCCGCCGCGAAAAGCTCGACCTGCTTCATGTGCACTATGCGATTCCGTATGCCACGACCGCGTGGATTGCCCGGGAGATGCTCGCCAGGGAACATCCGATCAAGGTCGTGACCACCCTGCACGGCACCGACATCACGCTTGTCGGCCAGGAGTCGAGCTTCTTCGACATCACGCGATTCTCGATCGAGCGGTCCGACGAGGTGAGCGCGGTCTCGGCCTTCCTCCGCAGCGAGACCCTCCGCGCCTTCGGGCCGGTGCACGAGAATCTCCGGGTCATCCCGAACTTCGTCAGCCTCAGCGAATACCATCCGGTCGACTCGCCGAAGCGCGACGGCCTCGCCCCGGACGGCCACAAGATCATCAGCCACACCTCCAACTTCCGTGAAGTGAAGCGCGTCAAGGACGTCATCCGGATCTTCTCCCGGATTCGGCGCGCGATGCCGGCGACCCTCCTCATGATCGGCGACGGGCCGGAGCGCGCCGAGGCCGAGCGGGAAGCGGCCCTGCTCGAGGTGGCGGCGGATGTCCGGTTTCTCGGGCGCCTCGACCGCGTCGTGGAACTGATGCAGGCGACGGACCTCTTCCTGCTCCCTTCGCAGTCGGAGTCGTTCGGTCTCGCCGCCCTGGAGGCAATGGCCTGCGGGGCGCCGGTGGTGGCGAGTCACGCGGGCGGCCTCCCCGAAGTGGTGGAGGATGGTGTCAACGGGATTCTCGAGCCGGTGGGCTCCGTCGAGGCGATGGGACGCCGCGCCGTGGAATTGCTCCGGGACCCCGTCACGCACCGCAGGATGTCGGAGGCAGCCGTCCTGAAGGCGGCCGAGTTCTCGGCCGATCGCGTGGTGCCGATGTATGAGGCGATGTATCGCGAGGCGTTGGGCTAG
- a CDS encoding C40 family peptidase, producing MARRWLLGAVGALMLLLAGRAEAQGIGAGVSWYSGSPETYWIWSIGTSRRLSSALSTTVSASWWSPENDGGGDLVGLGLDLSLWRGGNPGLYVVGGLGGGFGFNGADVFYGNYSIGLGYDFRLFKAVGLGAEARWVGLTQGGNEGVQVGVRLGGGMRRKTAAATTPPPSSTTTTSSTASAPPPGVPGTPLAMSVVETALGVMGTPYAWGGTSANGFDCSGLIQYAFGAHGVTLPRTSADQAKQGVAVDKSLAALAPGDILTFSSGAGGSTVSHVGLYLGGGEFIHSATNGVQKSVLSATDPYGKWWYARWVGARRVVGA from the coding sequence ATGGCTCGGCGGTGGCTGCTGGGTGCGGTCGGCGCCCTCATGCTGCTGCTTGCGGGCCGGGCGGAGGCCCAGGGCATCGGGGCGGGCGTCTCGTGGTACTCCGGCTCACCGGAGACATACTGGATCTGGAGCATCGGGACGTCGCGGCGGCTCAGTTCCGCACTGTCCACGACCGTCTCCGCCTCCTGGTGGTCGCCCGAGAACGACGGCGGGGGCGACCTGGTTGGCCTGGGGCTCGACCTGAGCCTCTGGCGCGGGGGCAATCCGGGCCTCTACGTGGTCGGCGGGCTGGGCGGCGGGTTCGGTTTCAACGGTGCCGACGTGTTCTACGGCAACTATTCCATCGGGCTCGGTTACGACTTCCGGCTCTTCAAGGCGGTTGGGCTGGGAGCGGAGGCCCGTTGGGTGGGACTGACGCAGGGCGGGAACGAGGGGGTGCAGGTCGGGGTCCGGCTGGGCGGTGGCATGCGACGGAAGACCGCCGCGGCCACGACGCCTCCACCGTCTTCGACCACCACCACGAGTTCGACCGCCTCGGCTCCGCCGCCCGGGGTGCCGGGTACTCCCCTGGCGATGTCGGTGGTGGAGACCGCGCTGGGCGTGATGGGAACGCCGTACGCCTGGGGCGGGACCAGCGCCAACGGGTTCGACTGCTCGGGGTTGATCCAGTACGCATTCGGCGCGCACGGGGTGACCCTGCCGAGGACGAGCGCCGACCAGGCGAAGCAGGGGGTGGCGGTCGACAAGAGTCTCGCGGCGCTGGCGCCGGGGGACATCCTGACCTTTTCGAGCGGGGCGGGGGGCTCCACGGTGTCGCACGTCGGGCTCTACCTGGGTGGCGGCGAGTTCATCCACAGCGCCACGAACGGCGTGCAGAAGAGTGTCCTCAGTGCCACCGATCCCTACGGCAAGTGGTGGTACGCGCGGTGGGTCGGGGCGCGGCGGGTGGTGGGGGCGTGA
- a CDS encoding UbiA family prenyltransferase, whose translation MSDAGASSFRRAGYRLLGPSFDYLLHTRPAEWPIMAAHTALGYLIAVGLPAAFVGVPRGAAAFGIVLWVVFLNGGTLAINSAFDKDEGDIGYLRQPPPVPRHLFGFGMALMLIGGALSLQLPAGFTAAYGVCFVMSVLYSVPPFRFKAVAGVDWIINMIGFGALTPYAGWAVTGRPLDRPAFLVFAAFAPLFAALYPLTQIYQFEEDRRRGDKTLALMLGERTSLLLALGSAVAAFVLFGVAGAGRGWFQAAAWGGWRGGLLVVAFGAWLAVLLPWLARWKSMTPDQHQRGMYAALGAWAVTDIVIALGFGLA comes from the coding sequence GTGAGCGACGCAGGCGCCTCCTCCTTCCGGCGCGCCGGCTACCGGCTGCTTGGCCCCTCGTTCGACTACCTCCTCCACACCCGACCCGCCGAATGGCCGATCATGGCGGCGCACACGGCGCTCGGGTACCTGATCGCTGTCGGGCTGCCGGCCGCCTTCGTCGGGGTTCCGCGCGGTGCGGCGGCCTTCGGGATCGTCCTCTGGGTCGTGTTCCTCAACGGTGGGACCCTCGCCATCAACTCCGCGTTCGACAAGGACGAGGGAGACATTGGGTACCTGCGGCAGCCTCCGCCGGTCCCGCGGCACCTCTTTGGGTTCGGGATGGCCCTGATGCTGATCGGTGGGGCGCTCTCCCTGCAGCTGCCGGCAGGGTTCACCGCGGCGTACGGCGTTTGCTTCGTCATGTCGGTGCTCTACTCGGTGCCGCCGTTCCGCTTCAAGGCGGTCGCGGGGGTGGACTGGATCATCAACATGATCGGGTTCGGCGCCCTGACACCGTATGCCGGCTGGGCGGTGACCGGCCGCCCCCTCGACCGACCGGCCTTCCTGGTGTTCGCCGCCTTCGCTCCCCTCTTCGCCGCGCTCTACCCGCTCACGCAGATCTACCAGTTCGAGGAAGACCGGCGCCGGGGCGACAAGACCCTGGCCCTGATGCTCGGTGAGCGGACCAGCCTGCTCCTCGCCCTCGGTTCTGCCGTGGCGGCCTTTGTGCTGTTCGGCGTGGCCGGGGCGGGACGAGGGTGGTTTCAGGCGGCGGCGTGGGGTGGGTGGCGCGGCGGCCTGCTGGTCGTGGCCTTCGGGGCCTGGCTGGCGGTGCTCCTGCCCTGGCTGGCGCGCTGGAAGTCGATGACCCCCGACCAGCACCAGCGGGGCATGTACGCCGCGCTCGGTGCCTGGGCCGTCACCGACATCGTGATTGCCCTTGGATTCGGCCTGGCCTGA
- the miaA gene encoding tRNA (adenosine(37)-N6)-dimethylallyltransferase MiaA encodes MAVGRVPVLVGPTAVGKTAVALALAAHWPLEVISADSRQVYRRLDIGTAKPTRKEQARVVHHGVDILDPGHRFSAGRWAAAASAWIEMVQARQRLPVVVGGTGLYVRALMDGLFREPALDATRRKGLERYLADLTPAELVRWASRLDAEYAGGGRQRALRCIEMALMTGYPLTHWQRAAREGRRFEPWYVVLSVPRPILHQRIERRAVEMVQRGLIEEVAAVLAEGHAAHAPGLDGIGVKEAVEYLHGMRPRESVAEAITISTRQYAKRQETWFRHQLDGEVLRLDATRPPNELAADIAAHWSKT; translated from the coding sequence TTGGCCGTCGGTAGGGTCCCGGTGCTGGTCGGGCCGACCGCGGTCGGGAAGACGGCGGTCGCGCTGGCACTTGCCGCGCACTGGCCGCTGGAAGTCATCTCCGCCGATTCCCGGCAGGTGTACCGGCGGCTCGATATCGGCACGGCAAAGCCCACCCGGAAGGAGCAGGCGCGCGTCGTCCATCACGGGGTGGACATTCTCGACCCCGGCCACCGGTTCAGCGCGGGGCGCTGGGCCGCCGCGGCGAGTGCCTGGATCGAGATGGTGCAGGCCCGCCAGCGGCTGCCGGTGGTGGTCGGGGGAACCGGACTGTACGTGCGGGCGTTGATGGACGGGCTCTTTCGCGAGCCGGCACTCGACGCCACCCGGCGCAAGGGACTCGAGCGCTACCTGGCGGACCTCACGCCGGCGGAGCTGGTCCGCTGGGCGAGTCGGCTCGATGCGGAATACGCCGGCGGGGGACGGCAGCGGGCGCTGCGGTGTATCGAAATGGCCCTGATGACGGGCTATCCGCTCACCCACTGGCAACGCGCGGCCAGGGAGGGGCGACGCTTTGAGCCGTGGTACGTGGTGCTCAGCGTGCCCCGACCGATCCTGCACCAGCGAATAGAACGCCGTGCCGTCGAGATGGTCCAGCGCGGGCTGATCGAGGAGGTGGCCGCGGTACTGGCGGAAGGACACGCCGCGCACGCCCCGGGGCTCGACGGAATCGGGGTGAAGGAGGCCGTGGAGTACCTGCACGGCATGCGGCCGCGCGAATCCGTCGCCGAAGCGATCACCATCAGCACCCGGCAGTACGCCAAGCGGCAGGAGACCTGGTTTCGCCACCAGCTCGACGGCGAGGTCCTGCGGCTCGACGCCACGCGACCGCCCAACGAACTCGCCGCGGACATTGCCGCGCATTGGAGCAAGACATGA
- a CDS encoding undecaprenyl-diphosphate phosphatase: MGALILLQAALLGLVEGITEFIPVSSTGHLIVAGDLLGFTGERAKTFEIFIQLGAILAVVWLYRERFLAILRSLRTSAESRTFVANLALGFLPAAVVGLLAHKWIKAHLFTVPTVAGALVVGGIAILLIERTKPVQRVASVDGLPPRLAFGVGVAQVLALFPGVSRAGATILGGYLLGLSRTAATEFSFFLAIPVMVAATLLDVVSSRGNLSAADIPVFAVGFIVSFLSALVVIRAFIGFVARRNFVPFGWYRIVVGTALLVWWKAGGG, encoded by the coding sequence GTGGGCGCCCTCATCCTCCTGCAGGCCGCCCTGCTGGGGCTGGTCGAAGGGATTACCGAGTTCATCCCTGTCTCGTCCACCGGTCACCTCATCGTCGCCGGCGACCTCCTCGGCTTTACCGGGGAGCGGGCCAAGACGTTCGAGATCTTCATTCAGCTCGGCGCCATCCTCGCCGTCGTCTGGCTCTATCGCGAGCGCTTCCTCGCCATTCTGCGGAGCCTCAGGACGAGCGCCGAGAGCCGGACCTTCGTGGCCAACCTGGCGCTCGGCTTCCTGCCGGCGGCGGTCGTCGGCCTCCTCGCGCACAAGTGGATCAAGGCGCACCTGTTCACGGTGCCGACCGTGGCGGGCGCGCTGGTGGTGGGCGGCATCGCGATCCTCCTCATCGAGCGCACCAAGCCGGTGCAGCGGGTCGCCTCGGTGGATGGGCTGCCGCCGAGGCTGGCCTTCGGCGTGGGCGTCGCGCAGGTGCTTGCCCTCTTCCCGGGCGTGTCACGCGCGGGTGCTACCATCCTCGGCGGCTACCTGCTCGGGCTCTCCCGGACTGCCGCCACCGAATTCTCGTTTTTTCTCGCGATCCCCGTCATGGTGGCGGCCACCCTCCTCGACGTGGTGAGCAGCCGCGGCAACCTGTCGGCCGCCGACATCCCGGTGTTCGCGGTGGGGTTCATCGTCTCCTTCCTCAGTGCGCTGGTGGTGATCCGGGCGTTCATCGGTTTCGTCGCCCGGCGGAATTTCGTGCCGTTTGGCTGGTACCGCATTGTCGTGGGCACGGCGCTCCTCGTCTGGTGGAAGGCTGGCGGCGGGTGA